The following nucleotide sequence is from Triticum dicoccoides isolate Atlit2015 ecotype Zavitan chromosome 7B, WEW_v2.0, whole genome shotgun sequence.
NNNNNNNNNNNNNNNNNNNNNNNNNNNNNNNNNNNNNNNNNNNNNNNNNNNNNNNNNNNNNNNNNNNNNNNNNNNNNNNNNNNNNNNNNNNNNNNNNNNNNNNNNNNNNNNNNNNNNNNNNNNNNNNNNNNNNNNNNNNNNNNNNNNNNNNNNNNNNNNNNNNNNNNNNNNNNNNNNNNNNNNNNNNNNNNNNNNNNNNNNNNNNNNNNNNNNNNNNNNNNNNNNNNNNNNNNNNNNNNNNNNNNNNNNNTCTATTTAATCATACATTTCAAAATTTAACTTCTAAAATACATTATTGTAAGTATGTTTTCAAAATGAAATGCCTTATACTATGGATGACTGGTTTTAATATTGAACCAATACTCTAATACAATGGGTTGCTCTAATACGCAACCATGTATGCATATGATTAAAGCACATGAGAGAAACATACCTCCATTGTCTTCCGTTAGAAGCGGTTACGTACACTAAAACAATATAATCTGTAATAGAAACCTGCTCAATTTTGTAACATATCTCATTCTTATATTATGTCAACAATATAATGGACATGTGAGAAAGGGAATCAAAATCAAATACACTAAAACAAAGAGGTTACTCATACAACCGAAACTGAAGTACATCTACTCGATGATGCCTGATTTGGGACAAAGCTTTCGCTGCCCCAAATACTTCCATGGAGCCTCAACTTCATCTAATCGATACCAAAGCCTGCTCCAGTCTTAATGTTATAGCCACCACCGTGGAAAAATTGGTCAATCAAGTGTTAAGAAATAACAATCGTTATTTATTAATATCACCATGATCTATACAAACTTGAATACAAGTGGAGCTACACAAACCCAGCACAAGGTGGACTAATTTTAGGTACTGCTGCGCCTATACTCCCTGATAGCATTTTGGTCCTCCATACTCCATTCTCAGTTAAATGAAGAGGCATCAAAATATGAAGAGACACATATAAAAAATAAGAGCTACCAGCAATATGGTAATGTTGCATTGCAAGAGGACACAACTGAGCATTAAAAGAAAAGAGTGAAAACAACCTAAAATCGTTCTGCACTTGCATGAAAATTTGAGGTATCACCAAGAAGATCTTTCATGTTCAAAAACACGATTAATGCCAAATATTAGGAAATGAAAATCATTAAAAAATAATGATGAATTCTTATGCCTGAAATTTCCCTTACAAATTATTAAAAACTCACAAAGTGTATATACATGCAGTGAAGGAAGTTACATCCTGGAAAACCCAGAACTAAATTTATAATAGTACTGAGTAACCTTTTGATGCTTTTACATAGAAGGCCATAAGAGAATTTAGCATGGTTAGTCCTTCTTCATCATAGCTTCTGAAAACAGTATAAGAAAGAGTTAAAGCAGAGAAACGCACTGGAATTTTTCTGGGTCAACTTTCAAAAATTGACCAGTACGTGGAAGGGATTTGGATTTTCTAATAACTATTAATGGCATGAATCAAGAGGCCACCAAAATTGTGAACTATTCAATGCCACTATCAGAAAAGAAATTCCATTAGATAGTactcctctgtaaagaaatataagatgagTACATCAGAAAAAATAAGTAGCTCATTTCAGAAAAATTAAGTAGTTGAAGCAGTCCATTTTACTAACAGCACGAATAGTGACTGGAGATTCCaataaaaaaggagagaaagaagtaAATGTGAAAGATAATATATGAGAACGTCATGTAGTACTTACATTTTCTGTAAACATGTTTGAAGATTGTATGTCCAACCATGCTAACGACATTGCAACCTGGTCTGATGTCTCCTCTCACCTACTAAATTCAGCAAGCATAAGTACCTGTATTGGTGCTGTTAGTATGCGTGACATGGCATGTTCATTGCCCGTATGGACAAACAGAAGAGACCATGCTCGAAACTGATGTGGAGACATTCTATTGTTCAAGATCAAATCCTCCTCACCCGATTTGTTAACGTGATTAAAAATGCCAGCCTGCATCAACATTATGTCACTACCGTACACTATCCCAGGACTTTCAGAAAACAGATCGTGAGCATCTTGTACAATCTAAAACGATCAATTAAAATACAAGAAATGCAAGGACGAACTCCCGTGTAGGCTGCCAGCGGCTGCTCGCTGTTGTAGGCTAGTAGCAACGCAGGTCCCATCTAGGGTTCTAATGGGAGGCAAGGAATTTGGAGAGGGAAGGAACACATGGACGGGAAGCATCCTCCACCGGCGATTGGGGTCGCCTCAGATCGGCACCCCACGGCCGCCTCCTCCACGGGGACGAACTCCTGTGTTCACCGCCACGCTCCCCTTCGGCCGCTGCCTCGTTGACCTTCACGTCCCTCACTTTGATCCCATTCGCCAGGGAGGCAGAGCCGCCCTCCATCACAAAGAACGAGTCGACGCCGAGATCTCAACCGGATCGTGGTCGCGCCTCTCACCCCATCAACGACCAACATGTAGGATGGGGGAGGGTCAGTGTGTGACGCGGCCGCCGTCACCATGGACGGGGGAAGGAGGAGGCGGCAAATACGCGGTCAGAGGTACGGGATAGGGGGCAAGGGAGACACGTGGAAGGGCCCCATGGGGAACGACTCGGTTATTCTTCGTTTCCTTTTCACGGGGCGAGGCCGACGAAAGAGAGacgtaagaggggaaacggaacaCTACCtatcttttaggtagtagagatataGACAAAAAAAACTGAGTCGGGCTACAGATTCTGATGATACTACATCAATTTAGACCCTTACAGATTCCTCTTCTCTCTGAAATTTGTGGCTCAGTACTAAATGGACATTTAGAAGAAAATTCTGGAGAATATGCAGGTGCTAGCAATTTGCATACCTACCCAACATTTACATCAGTTACATTTTAGACCTGAAAACTCAAAATTTTAGACCTGAGAAGGTGGTGTGTCCAGATCAGTAAACCTGCAACCACAAAAGGGGATGAACCATTTTAGACCGGAAAACTCAAAATTTTAAAACAAACGATAGATAAAATGCTCATGGAGCACTGAATCAAAAAATGTTTAAATGAGTATTTGTTCTTTGGGTTTTTTCCTCTTTGAAATCGGGTGAGGACAGTATGTGTCATTTAGCTGGGCCCAGTTCTTTGGACTCGATTCTGAAGAATCACTGCCTGGAAAATCACAATCGCAAAAGAACTCATTGCTTCTCCAGGAATCGTCTAGAATCACCCACAATCGGCAGTGTATTTCAGAATCGAGCAAACTTGACGATTCTGGCGATTCCCGCAAAGCAAAACGATTCAGTTTTAGCAAATACCCCTATTGGATGTAGAAATTACCCCCAATATGCCACTCGGGCCAGCCGACCGACAGAGAGGCCCAGCCCAAAGTACTCGTCGATTCCCCCCAGTCGCTCGTCCCCGTCGCTCATCCCCATCCCCGTTCGACCTAGGGTTGGCGCCGCCAGCCGGATTCCCCGCCCCGAAATCGTCAGCTCCGCCGCCGGCGGTCCTCTACAGGGCTTCCCCGTCCAGTCCACAGCCACCCCCGACCCCTCGGCGCCGGCAGCAGGAGGCGAACCGGCTTCCCCGCCCCGACCCAACCGCCCTGCAGCAGGAGGCCCCGGCGTCGACCGAGCCCACTTCGCCGGTGTTGGTGAGCTCCTCTCTATCTCATCCTTTCTCCCCTTCTCTCTGTCATATCTCTGTTACATATTAGTTCAACTCTGTTTGCATGAATCAAAAAAATTATACGGCTACTTGTTTGCTTATGCTGTTTTCGATCTGTATGGTTATTTGGTTACGAAATTTGTATGATTGATTGCTACTGTTCGAACTCTGTTTATAGCAATGAAAAATTGCATGAATGATTGCTACTGTATGAATTTTGTAGTGGTATGAAATGACTGCTGCTTAGTAAAAAAATAGTTTACATTTAAACGTTCACATATTGATGTTGTAGATGGAGAAAGTGAAGTATCCAAAAGCAATTTGGGATAGTGCGGCTCATTCCATTTATATGGATGTGTGCGTAGAGGAGGTGCGAGCAAATAACCGGGCCCCTAGAGGCACCACTTTGTCTGATGTAGGACAAGCTAATTTGCTTACTAAGTTCAATGAGCGCTCTGGGCGTGGCTATTCGCACTTGCAATTAAAAAACAGGTGGGATGCATGTAGAGGTGATTATGCCATATGGAAGACATTGGTTCAAAAAGCTTCTGGCATTGGAAGAGATCCTTATACGAAGACCATTGCTGCTACAAATGAGTGGTGGGCATTGGAGTTGAAGGTACCTTTGTTGTTTGTCATTTTATTAAACTGGGAGTCATGTTGGATTTTTCATTTCATTTAACATGAATGTGTGCTATTTCATTGCAGGCACGTCCGCAGGCTAGCAAGTTTCGGTATGCTGCACTTGCGGAGGAGGATAAAATGGaggaggtgtttgatgcttgttGTGTCACAAATGAGCATGCGAGGGTGCCAATGCCAACATATCAAGGTTCTACGTCTCGAATCAATTTGGATGATGAGTCTGGTTGTGAAGGTGATGAAACTCAGGTTACACCTCGTCCTAATCGTGCTAAGGGTGGGAAGAAGAGGGCATGTCCTTATTCGCCAAGTCCTAAGATGAATGAAAAGTGGGCAAGTGAGCATGCAAAAAATGAGGCATTTGTGCGTATGGTGGACCTGTTTGATTCAAGGAACAAGAGAGATGCAACTCAAGTTTCAGCAAGAGAGGAGATTCACGAAATGATGGCCATGGTAGAGGCGGATGGTGGTGCACCTGGGAGTGATGTTCATTTCTATGCTTCACAACTATTTAGGGATCAGACAAATCGTGATGTTTTCTCTGCCTTCAAGGGTCACGAGCCTAGTGCGAGGCTTCTATGGATAAACAGAACATGGGAGTTCAACAATAAGTAGAACCTCTATGTTTCAAATGCTTTCAACTTGTATCGTAGTTAACTATTTTATTTTGTTGAACCATTGTATTTGCTTTGAACTTGTACCGACTTGAATTATGTTGTTTGCCTTCTTATGAAGTACTCTTTTGCTACTACACCTTGTTATGAACTACTCTTTTCCTACTGCACCTTGTTATGAGCTACTCTTTTCCTACTGTACCGAATTGTGGTAACCTCCTATGTGTGTATGTGGTTGTGGCAGATGGATAAAAAAAGCAAGAAGATGAGGAATTTGAGGCTGGAATGCTTGCATTTGCTTTGGAAATGGCGTCGTCAAGCAAATCATTGCCGTATGCGTCAAGAAGATTACCACTTGTTATAGGCCTCCAATGGGTGGAAGAGAAGGAGAAGGATCCAAAAGCTTTCTATGCTATGTTCAGAATGAGGAGGTCAGTGTTTTACCCATTACATGATCTGTTGGTTGAGAAGTATGGGCTTAAGTCAACTTGCAACATATCATCCAAAGAAGCGCTGGCACTTTTCTATGGACTTTGGGAACAACGCAGACCACTGACAATGTTGCAGATCGGTTTGCACATAGTCGTTCTGTCACTAACAAAAAATTCCATGAGGTTTTGGAGTGTGTAGACCACATGGCCGGTGACTACATTAGACCAATGGATCCATCCTTCTCTGAACCTCATCCCATACTTAGAAAAACAAGGTTCTGGCCTCATTTCAAAAATGCTATTGGAGCCATAGATGGAACACATATTAAAGTGGTTGTGCCTAAGGAATTGGAGCCCCAACACAGGAACAGAAAAGGGTACACAAGTGAAAATGTCATGGCAGTGTGTGATTTTGATATGAGGTTCACTTTTGTTGTTCCTGGATGGCCCGGATCTGTTCATGACACACGTGTATGGAGCGATGCTATAGTTCGTTATGAGCATTTCCCACAACCACCAACAGGTAATCTCTTGTATGTACACATGTTATTATGGTGATGCTACTGTACCTTCTTGTTAACCTCCTATGTCTTATTGTAGATAAATACTACCTTGTCGACTCTGGATATCCAAACAGAGTTGGATATCTAGCACCATACAAAGGACAACGGTATCATGTACCCGATTTCCAACAACACCCTCCCATGGGGAGGTATGAGACATTCAACCATCGTCATTCTTCTTTGCGAAATGTTGTCGAAAGAACGTTTGGTGTTCTCAAGATGAAATGGCGTATTCTCCAAGGCATACCACGGTACAAACCGGAGACCCAAAAGATGATCATCACTGCGTGCATGTGTCTTCACAACTACATCCGTGATAGCAAATTACGTGACGAGCATTTTGACAAGTTTGACAATGATGCGTACGTGCAACCTGCACAACCGTTTACAGGTGCCAACACTTTACCACCTGAAGATGATGGTACCATGAACGCTACACGTGAGGCTATTGCTGTCAGTCTTGTACCTTGAGAGCGTCCATCTATTTGTAGTTTGCAATTTGCTTTTAACTTGTAATATTTAGCACTATATAATATTTCCAACTTTGGTCCTAAATTGTAATACTAAGCAATTTATGATTTTGCAACTTGCTCTATATTGTAATATTATATGCTTCATGAGATTTGCAACTCGTTTTCGTGTTCAAAATAACCAAGTGTTGCATATATATCACACACGTCGGTCTAGGGGCGTTACAGACATTTCAGCACACAACTCATACAACAATCATAGGTTAGAATCACAGAAAAGAACTGGGCAGACGATTCTGTGGGCAGATGATTCTCTGGGCAGTTTCCCAGAATCACGATTCTGGAGAATCATGaggctaaaagaactggccccaagATTCCAGCCATTACTGCCTCCTCGGTAGATCATAATGAATCTTTTTCACTTCAAACAACATGGTCAATCTTGTTCCATTCAAAAAAGATGATGCATCTTACTAAAGAGCGCCCATTCGGCTCAAAATACAGGAATCAATATCTTTTTTTTAAAGGAGCGACACATCTTAGTGCGTAAAGAGAAGGCATAAGTGGGGTCATAATTACTATAATTAACCTAACTTTGTGGATTCTAACTTCTAAGACCTAGCAGGAGAGCAATATTTTCATCCACATTATTATACTCGATTATCCTTATAATGTAAACCTTTTCATAGAAAAGAGGAAATACATTGCGTTGTCATCTGTATCGTAGTAGCCATAACAGAACTCTATATGCATCTCGTCCTAGGTTTAATGTAACGACAACTAAACTGTTCCTGAAGTAGTTTCAAGTGTGCCACCTCTGTTGATGTATATGCAGCTAGTACAAATTTCTATGGTAGATTTTAGATAGAAAGGGAACCAATGAACTTCGATTGTGAGCTCCATGGGTTTCTGGAGCTTCATGGGTTTATTGTCCATTGTGTCCCCCAACTCAACGTCGATTGTGAGCTCAGTGTCAGACTTGAACCAATGAACTGTACCAGCAGGAACGTCTTTCCATTTGCGAACACCTACATAGCCATCCAAAAACAAGAAGAATGAAGGCTAACTGATGCATCTGTTCTGGGCGTGAGCGGCAGGTAAAGTACAGATACGGAGAAAAGGTGATAGCAAGGTACCATGTCGATTAATTGAAGCTGAATTTTGTTCCTTTGTTCTGCCTACTGTATGCCTCCAGTCCTTTGTTCTGCCTACTGTATGTCAAACTCGTGAATATAGCAACAGCACAGGAAGGTGTGAGGTTCTCCTGTCAAACTCGTGGACATCAGGAAGGGAGGGAGAGGCAGGGGACTCATGGACATCAGGAAGGGAGGGAGAGGCAGGGAGGCGACCATGGCATGGGACGGCGGCGGCTGCGCGCGGCGCCGGCGCTCGGGAAGACGGAGGACCATCATGGCGCGCGAAGCGAGGCGCAGAGGAACGGATCTGGTCGCGCAGAGGCCCACTTGCGGGAGAGGCAGGGAGGCGGCCATGGCAGGTCGTTCTGGAGGGAGGCGACCATGGCATGGGACGGCGGCGGCTGAGCGCGGCACCGGCGCTCGAGAAGACAGCGGACCATGGAGGCGCGTGGAGCGAGGCGGAGACGCACGGATCTGGCCGCTCCCACGTCAGATCGGGCCGCAGTGGAGCTCCACATCGGGATCCATGGGCCAGAGGCAAGATTTGTGAGAGAGAGGTCGGGAAGGGAGAAGGGAGAAGAAGAGAGATAGGGCGCGCGGGAGGGATTACCGGACGAAGGCTGGAGATCGGCAGCGGTGGCGCTGGACGCCGGTGGTGTCAGATGCAAGCCAGAGGAGGGAGAAAACCGTGAGGGAGAAAACCGGTTGGGGGGAAAGAAAATCGAGTGGGACGGAACGGGAGGAAAGAAAATCGGTGGGCGAGGGATCGTACGAGAGGCTTGACGAAACGTAACAGGGGAAACGGAACGCTACATTTCTTTTAGATAGTAGAGATTTCATCATCGAAtccaaagggggagaaaggagCACTCACATCCGACCGTTCGCCCCGAGCCTCGCCCGCGCCCCTGGACGGTGGGACCCACGTGCAAGCCCGAGCAGAGGAACTCGCCGCccggcggccggcggccggcgTGTAAAACCCTAAACCCTCGCTGCCCCCGGCCCATGCCCcgcgccccgaaaccctagcccccgcTCCGCCTCGTCATGCCACCGCGGCCGTCTCTCCAGTCGCTGCTCCTCATGGCGGCCTCCACCTCCACGGGCGCCGGGGGCTCGGGCCTCCTCgtcgccgcgcgccgccgcttccccgccgccttcgccgccctgGGGGGGCAGCGCATCCGCCTGCTCCACTCCTTCTCCTCCCGGACCCGCCTCCCCAGGCGGCCCGAGCTCGCCTGCTGCTTCGGGACCGCCCCCGCCGAGGCCGTGCCCGCCGCCCCGCGCTCCAGGAATGGTAATGCGACAGGTGCCACTCTCAGAGGCTCTCTGGTTCTGCTCTGCGGTGCAGGAGTTTCTTTTTCTTTGGGTATTGCACAGCTGCGTGAGACAGGGAGTCCGGTTGTTGTTTTTACTGATGTGTTGCCATTCTGGGATGACAGTTCTTTCGATGGAGTACAGAAGGGCTTGTGAAGAACGGATAGGGCAGGTGGTCGAGAAGATGAAAAAGGAGGGAATAGATATGAGCCAAAGGAGGGTTGGCGCTTTTCAACGGAGGATTTGCCCAAAGGTATGCCTTTTCTGATACCAAGAATTGTTGTTTCCATTTGCTTTTCTTTTCATGATGTATTTAGCTGGATAAGAAAGTAAGCTACAAGTTTTTTTTTCTGGGGATGAGTATATCAAGACTTAACAGCCATAATTTGTATTGATCAGTTTAATTATCTCATTTCTGTTTCACATATCGTGCACGTTGGAAGTACAATGTATTAACGAGCCTTTCACAGAACAAGCGTTCTTGAAGAATGAAGCAGATGTAAATTAT
It contains:
- the LOC119339283 gene encoding uncharacterized protein LOC119339283; its protein translation is MGSKRLRNPGEVPEGSSTPKRNVPDDGLDTPMGVRPHANSESANKDKLAPYYVEKALDNGKTGWDACRGDYAIWKTLVQKASGIGRDPYTKTIAATNEWWALELKARPQASKFRYAALAEEDKMEEVFDACCVTNEHARVPMPTYQGSTSRINLDDESGCEGDETQVTPRPNRAKGGKKRACPYSPSPKMNEKWASEHAKNEAFVRMVDLFDSRNKRDATQVSAREEIHEMMAMVEADGGAPGSDVHFYASQLFRDQTNRDVFSAFKGHEPSARLLWINRTWEFNNK